From one Acidobacteriota bacterium genomic stretch:
- the rpsK gene encoding 30S ribosomal protein S11, with the protein MAKTEPQTDAAVTPEGGKKPAGKRKKTFKKRGEKRVVHHGYAMIQASFNNTIITITDPDGSVISWSSAGAIGFKGSRKGTPFAATQAAIAAGNAAKTFGLRSVEVRVKGPGAGRESAIRALQTVGIDVKSIRDVTPIPHNGCRPPKRRRV; encoded by the coding sequence ATGGCAAAGACAGAACCGCAGACCGACGCGGCAGTCACGCCGGAAGGTGGAAAGAAGCCTGCCGGCAAGCGCAAGAAGACGTTCAAGAAGCGCGGCGAGAAGCGCGTGGTGCACCACGGCTACGCGATGATCCAGGCATCGTTCAACAACACGATCATCACGATCACCGATCCGGACGGGTCGGTCATCTCGTGGTCGAGCGCGGGCGCGATCGGCTTCAAGGGGTCGCGCAAGGGCACGCCGTTCGCCGCCACGCAGGCGGCGATCGCCGCCGGCAACGCGGCCAAGACGTTCGGGCTGCGCAGCGTCGAGGTGCGGGTCAAGGGCCCGGGGGCGGGGCGCGAGTCGGCGATCCGGGCGCTGCAGACGGTCGGGATCGACGTGAAGTCGATCCGCGACGTGACGCCGATCCCGCACAACGGATGCCGGCCGCCGAAGCGGCGGCGGGTCTGA
- the rpsD gene encoding 30S ribosomal protein S4 produces MARYIGPVCRLCRREGMKLFLKGERCYTEKCAIEKRNLPPGQHGKARKAKLVGYGLQLREKQKVKRIYGVLENQFRRYFETAERTRGITGETLLQLLERRLDNVIYRLGLATSRPQARQLVRHGHFFVNGKKVDVPSYSVKAGDVISVKGAGAQSAVLAHAMEEVKGRGIPEWLQFDPSNLSGRVMSLPTREQINLPVQEQLIVELYSK; encoded by the coding sequence ATGGCTCGTTACATTGGTCCCGTTTGCCGGCTGTGCCGGCGTGAAGGCATGAAGCTCTTCCTGAAGGGAGAGCGGTGCTACACGGAGAAGTGCGCGATCGAAAAGCGCAATCTGCCGCCAGGCCAGCACGGGAAGGCGCGCAAGGCGAAGCTCGTGGGGTACGGGCTGCAGCTGCGCGAGAAGCAGAAGGTCAAGCGCATCTACGGCGTTCTCGAGAACCAGTTCCGCCGCTACTTCGAGACGGCGGAGCGGACGCGCGGGATCACCGGCGAGACGCTGCTGCAGCTCCTCGAGCGGCGGCTCGACAACGTGATCTACCGCCTCGGCCTCGCCACCTCGCGCCCGCAGGCGCGCCAGCTGGTGCGCCACGGCCACTTCTTCGTCAACGGCAAGAAGGTGGACGTGCCGTCGTACTCGGTGAAGGCGGGCGACGTGATCAGCGTGAAAGGGGCCGGCGCGCAGAGCGCGGTGCTCGCGCACGCGATGGAAGAGGTGAAGGGGCGCGGCATTCCCGAGTGGCTGCAGTTCGATCCGTCGAACCTGTCGGGCCGCGTGATGTCGCTCCCGACGCGCGAGCAGATCAACCTGCCGGTGCAGGAGCAGCTGATCGTCGAGTTGTATTCGAAGTAA